The nucleotide sequence ACTACCGTATCGCCCTGTGCCCTTTTCGCCTGCGCATAGTCCATGATGCGCTCTGCCATTTCCAATACGAAGCGCCTCGTTGCAGAAATCGGCATTTTCGCATCATAGGGAACAACTTCGATAAATCCCGATTCCTCAATGCAAGGCAGAACATCCGTCAGACGCTTCTTGAAATAGCCGAAATGCGTGACGCCTGCATCGACATCCGGCGAAGGCTGTTCAATCTCGATGGGTTCTTGAACCTTTTCCGTTGCAAAGAGGAACATCTTGTCCAGCGAGATGTTCCTGTCACCATCCTTTGAAAGCAGGAGATGACGCACCGCCGATTCGTTCGTCACGCCGCAATCGCCAATAGCGCCCGCATATTCCACCATCGACACCCGTTTAGGGTTTTTTCGATCCGTCTTTACGTCGCTCAACATAAGAAGCATGATATGATGCCGCATATTTCTTCCTCCTCCATGCTGTTTTCCTACGGACAAAGACCCGCCAAGATGCCTACCGATACTCGCGAAACCGCGTGAAGACGAAGCGGCTGATTTTTCGCACCGATCCGTCCTCTGCCTGCTCCTCGACCGCCTCTCTCCGGCTTGCTGCCGCGAGGACGGTCACGCCCGCCGCACGCAGGAGGTTCACGAGATGGTAGATGTAAGTGAATTCGCCTTGACACAATACGGCGCGAGGCTTCTTCGCCAAGATCTTCGCGGCGTTCTCCTCAGCGAGCTTCGCGACGCGCTCCTCGTCCCAATCCGCTCCGATGTCTGGAAACGGCAGATCCACGATCTCGCCCCAGACGTGCGCCGCCTCTTTCTGCGCCGCCGGCCACTTCGCCGAAGCATGATTCGTATGGTTGATGAACATGCTGCTCCCCCTATGCTTTTCTAAGTTTTTCGATGTAGGCGGCGATCTCTTCTTCCAGTCGGTCATTTTCCAACGCGCCTTGATTTCTGCGAGATGTAGGCGCGTTTTCAGCCGCGTGGTTCGTATCGTTGCGGCCTTGACGGATGAAATAGAAGCCGCGCAAAAACTCGACGGCTTCCTCCGTCGTCTTCTGCGTATACATCAAAAGTTTCCCGTGGCCTGACAGCATCCTGCGATAGCAAGCTTCCCGGCGCAGCCATTTCTCTTCGGGAGATTCCTGCTTCTTCGCGGTGCGTCTCTTTTTAGACGGCGGCTCTTTTCCGGCGCACGCCTCTTCACACTTCCTGCCGTCTATGCCCAGCGCCGTGAAAATATCCTCATTCGATTTGCCTGCCAAGCGCCGCAAAATCTCTTCATGAAAAAACTTCTTTTTTGGAGATGGATGTAAAAGGGTGATGGCACGGTCGATGATGGTATTGCGCGTGCGGAATCCCATCTGCCGCAAGTCATAGTTCTGCCATTTGGAGGCGATTTCATCGTAAGCGGCAAAAAAACTTTGCACGCCTTGTTTCATCTCCGGCGGCAAGTCCTCGACCCTTGTGCGAACTCCGCTGCTCAGTATCGTGCGAAGGAGGTTCGTCATTTCCTTGAAGGAAGCGTTGCGGAAATCTCCTTCTGGAACAGGTATCGTCGGCGGTTTCACTTCTTTGCTCTCCGTCACCTGGCCATACGAATTGATGAACTCCTGCTGCCAGCTCCGCATTCCCGCGCCAGAATCCCCGCGCTCTTGGCATTGCTCAATGACCTCCTCATCCTCCGTATAGCAGATCTTCTTCTCCACCAAGATCGCTGGAATCCACTCCGTGCAGAGCGTCATTGCCTGCTGCAGGAATTTCTTCTGCACGCACCATGCGATGATGTCGAGACGGCGATCCGATTTCTCACCCGACGCATTCTTGATGACAGAGCCGTATTCCCCCTCGATGACGCCGAGGATGTGCGAGAACATCTCCTCCTCGATGGAGACGGGCTTCGCCTGCCGAAAGGCGCGAATTTTCTCGGCGAGATCGGTCATCTCGTCTTCAATGACGCTCGTGCGGCAGATGCGTATGGCATCGGAAAAGCGACGCATGGCGGCAAAAAGTGCGGAAAAATCCTCGCTGTGGCGCGAACTGCGGCTGAAATACTCCTCCAGCGCCTGCACGCTGCCGTACTTCTGGAACTCGTCCGCACCCGTGACGAGATCGAACATGCGTCGAATATCGTCGGTCAGATGAACGCGGCTCTCTCCGCCTCGAACGAAGTCCGAATATACGACATGCCCCATGCGGATGCCCATATACTTCGACAACTGCATGACGACGAGCAGCATCAGCGCCGCATAGCGAAAGCCGCCCGTCATATCGGCATGAAGAACGACCTCTGCCTCAGGCTCTTCTTCGCGCACGCGCTCGGCAAAGGCGCGGACACGCTCCGCGATGCCCGCAATGCTGCGCATCGAGTCCTCGATGCCCATCTTCGAATATTCGATGTCTTCGAATACCTGTGAAAGCTCCGAATATTTGCACACGCTCTGCGCCTTCAAAAGCTCGACGGCGGACATCGACTCAGAACGGTATTTCTCCATCAGCGCCAGCCAGTCCGCCGTATCCCGCTGCACTCTCTCGCGAGCCTGATCCGTCTCGATCAGAATGATCTTCGCAAGGCCGCCTTCCTCCTGCAGCAGAGACTGCAGCTGGCAAACGGCGGCCTCGTTCGTCTGCATGCATGAAAATATCTCTTTTCCATCGACGCTCCGATATTCGACGTTCGATGGCTTCTGCGTCAACTGGCTCACGAAGGCCACCATCACATGAACATTTTTCGTCATTGAATCCATCTCCCCAAAAAGCCCGTCCGCAAGTGTATTTCCAGCAGTCTGTCTACATTGTTGAAAATGTCACGGAAAAGAGAGTCCCGGTATGCACGCTGCGGTTTCCTCATAGAACT is from Selenomonas sputigena ATCC 35185 and encodes:
- a CDS encoding TM1812 family CRISPR-associated protein encodes the protein MTKNVHVMVAFVSQLTQKPSNVEYRSVDGKEIFSCMQTNEAAVCQLQSLLQEEGGLAKIILIETDQARERVQRDTADWLALMEKYRSESMSAVELLKAQSVCKYSELSQVFEDIEYSKMGIEDSMRSIAGIAERVRAFAERVREEEPEAEVVLHADMTGGFRYAALMLLVVMQLSKYMGIRMGHVVYSDFVRGGESRVHLTDDIRRMFDLVTGADEFQKYGSVQALEEYFSRSSRHSEDFSALFAAMRRFSDAIRICRTSVIEDEMTDLAEKIRAFRQAKPVSIEEEMFSHILGVIEGEYGSVIKNASGEKSDRRLDIIAWCVQKKFLQQAMTLCTEWIPAILVEKKICYTEDEEVIEQCQERGDSGAGMRSWQQEFINSYGQVTESKEVKPPTIPVPEGDFRNASFKEMTNLLRTILSSGVRTRVEDLPPEMKQGVQSFFAAYDEIASKWQNYDLRQMGFRTRNTIIDRAITLLHPSPKKKFFHEEILRRLAGKSNEDIFTALGIDGRKCEEACAGKEPPSKKRRTAKKQESPEEKWLRREACYRRMLSGHGKLLMYTQKTTEEAVEFLRGFYFIRQGRNDTNHAAENAPTSRRNQGALENDRLEEEIAAYIEKLRKA